Proteins encoded within one genomic window of Candidatus Syntrophocurvum alkaliphilum:
- the pgsA gene encoding CDP-diacylglycerol--glycerol-3-phosphate 3-phosphatidyltransferase, with the protein MNLPNILTISRILLVPVFVLILLINVPYGDYLAAAVFIIAALTDSLDGYLARKWKQVTKLGIILDPLADKLLITAALISLVELGKIPGWIAIVIIGREFAVSGLRAVKAEDGIVIPASKLGKLKTITQVVAVLLIILQNIYYSFINIPLGDYAIYIAVVITIASGLEYFYKYKISS; encoded by the coding sequence ATGAATCTACCTAATATATTAACGATATCAAGAATATTATTAGTACCTGTTTTTGTTCTTATTTTATTAATAAATGTACCATATGGTGATTATTTAGCTGCAGCAGTTTTTATAATTGCTGCTTTAACGGATAGTTTAGATGGATATTTAGCAAGAAAATGGAAACAAGTAACTAAATTAGGAATAATATTAGATCCATTAGCTGATAAGCTCTTAATAACAGCAGCACTTATAAGTTTAGTAGAACTTGGGAAAATACCTGGATGGATAGCAATAGTAATAATCGGAAGAGAATTTGCAGTTTCAGGTCTAAGAGCTGTTAAAGCTGAGGATGGAATTGTTATTCCTGCAAGTAAATTAGGTAAATTAAAGACAATAACTCAAGTTGTTGCTGTATTATTAATAATTTTGCAAAATATATATTATTCTTTTATTAATATCCCACTAGGGGATTATGCAATTTATATTGCTGTTGTAATTACTATAGCATCTGGGTTAGAATACTTTTATAAATATAAAATAAGTTCTTAA